A window from Pagrus major chromosome 4, Pma_NU_1.0 encodes these proteins:
- the LOC140995024 gene encoding C-C motif chemokine 18-like isoform X1: protein MKTLLTFALLALICLLHHISAAPVAPGFDKQLCCEKVTETLVPRGKIQNVVRSNSKCQVTSIIVTTVCNVQICFDDSLKWAKKLLADFEKSTANTTSPSSPFNRSPCGNQTSKA from the exons ATGAAGACTCTGCTGACCTTCGCTCTGCTGGCTCTGATCTGCCTCCTGCATCACATCTCTGCAG ctcCAGTCGCACCAGGGTTCGATAAACaactctgctgtgaaaaagtcACTGAGACGCTTGTTCCCAGAGGAAAGATCCAGAACGTCGTGAGGAGCAACAGCAAGTGTCAAGTCACATCAATCAT AGTCACAACTGTGTGCAATGTCCAGATCTGTTTTGATGACAGCTTGAAATGGGCGAAGAAGCTGCTGGCAGACTTTGAGAAGTCAACCGCCAACACGACGTCTCCATCTTCCCCTTTCAATAGGTCACCGTGTGGAAACCAGACCAGCAAAGCGTGA
- the LOC140995024 gene encoding C-C motif chemokine 18-like isoform X2 has product MKTLLTFALLALICLLHHISAVAPGFDKQLCCEKVTETLVPRGKIQNVVRSNSKCQVTSIIVTTVCNVQICFDDSLKWAKKLLADFEKSTANTTSPSSPFNRSPCGNQTSKA; this is encoded by the exons ATGAAGACTCTGCTGACCTTCGCTCTGCTGGCTCTGATCTGCCTCCTGCATCACATCTCTGCAG TCGCACCAGGGTTCGATAAACaactctgctgtgaaaaagtcACTGAGACGCTTGTTCCCAGAGGAAAGATCCAGAACGTCGTGAGGAGCAACAGCAAGTGTCAAGTCACATCAATCAT AGTCACAACTGTGTGCAATGTCCAGATCTGTTTTGATGACAGCTTGAAATGGGCGAAGAAGCTGCTGGCAGACTTTGAGAAGTCAACCGCCAACACGACGTCTCCATCTTCCCCTTTCAATAGGTCACCGTGTGGAAACCAGACCAGCAAAGCGTGA
- the LOC140994977 gene encoding voltage-gated potassium channel regulatory subunit KCNG4-like has protein sequence MPIISNANHDFSTYSISSDDSSLDRFFTEIPETETIKGVYFQRAQLLRDSKASYVVDHTLQVLINVGGNRYTFPWSTLEQFPQSRLGRLRFCTTPEEIARLCDDYDETCQEYFFDRNPTAFRVILNFLAAGKLRLLRELCAVSLHDELDYWGVDPGHMERCCRRRMITRVEEVAERERKEEEWRQKRMLLTKPVTQTEKGYRRLTWMLREVVENPQSGLAGKTFACLSVVMVLVTVISLCISTMPDLRDEETRGECSQKCQNMFVVESICVAWFTLEFVLRFFNAQSKLAFARGPLNIIDAIAILPYYVSLVVDVRDESQEDVIMGAGRGYLDKLSLILRLLRALRILYVMRLARHSLGLQTLGLTMQRSMREFGLLLLFVCVAVALFSPLVHLAESELAPFAATYPQHSFSSIPASYWWAIISMTTVGYGDMVPRSIPGQIVALTSILSGILIMAFPATSIFHTFSRSYQELKLEYEQLWKEERGKEIAAESEGSRSKVDSSPDELTSVSKEDNDGLVSCRSHQSTLPSTAF, from the exons ATGCCCATCATCAGTAATGCCAACCATGACTTCAGCACCTACTCCATcagcagtgatgacagcagCCTCGACCGCTTCTTCACTGAGATCCCGGAGACCGAGACCATCAAGGGCGTTTACTTCCAGCGAGCCCAGCTGCTCCGCGACTCCAAGGCCTCGTATGTGGTGGACCACACCCTGCAGGTGCTCATCAATGTCGGGGGCAACCGGTACACTTTCCCCTGGAGCACCTTGGAGCAGTTTCCCCAGAGTCGGCTGGGACGTCTGCGCTTCTGCACCACCCCCGAGGAGATCGCGCGTCTCTGCGACGACTACGACGAGACGTGCCAGGAGTACTTCTTCGACCGAAACCCGACAGCCTTCAGGGTCATCCTCAACTTCCTGGCTGCAGGAAAACTGCGTCTGCTTCGGGAACTGTGCGCCGTGTCGCTGCACGACGAGCTCGACTACTGGGGCGTGGACCCGGGCCACATGGAGCGCTGCTGCCGGCGCCGCATGATCACGCGTGTGGAGGAGGTGGCCGAGCGAGAACGCAAAGAAGAGGAGTGGAGGCAGAAGAGGATGCTGCTAACGAAACCCGTCACACAGACTGAGAAGGGCTATCGGAGGCTGACCTGGATGCTGCGAGAGGTGGTGGAAAACCCTCAGTCGGGGCTGGCGGGGAAGACGTTCGCCTGCCTCTCAGTCGTCATGGTGCTGGTAACCGTCATCAGCCTGTGCATCAGCACCATGCCAGACCTGCGAGATGAAGAGACCAGG GGCGAGTGCTCCCAGAAGTGTCAGAACATGTTTGTGGTGGAGTCCATCTGCGTGGCCTGGTTCACTTTGGAGTTTGTGCTGCGATTTTTCAACGCTCAGAGCAAGCTGGCCTTCGCCCGCGGCCCCCTCAACATCATCGACGCCATCGCCATCCTGCCGTACTACGTGTCCCTGGTGGTCGATGTGAGGGATGAGTCACAGGAGGATGTCATCATGGGTGCCGGCAGAGGCTATCTGGACAAACTGAGCCTGATCCTGCGCCTGCTGCGGGCGCTGCGGATCCTGTACGTGATGCGGCTGGCTCGCCACTCTCTGGGCCTGCAGACGTTAGGACTGACCATGCAGCGCAGCATGAGGGAGTttggcctgctgctgctgttcgtCTGCGTGGCCGTGGCCCTCTTCTCACCTCTGGTTCATCTAGCAGAGAGCGAACTGGCGCCGTTTGCCGCCACGTACCCTCAACACAGCTTCAGCAGCATCCCGGCCTCCTACTGGTGGGCCATCATCTCCATGACCACGGTGGGCTACGGCGACATGGTGCCACGCAGCATCCCCGGACAGATAGTCGCGCTGACCAGCATCCTGAGCGGCATCCTCATCATGGCGTTCCCCGCCACGTCCATCTTCCACACCTTCTCACGATCCTATCAGGAGCTGAAGCTGGAGTACGAGCAGCTgtggaaggaggagagagggaaggaaatcGCCGCAGAGTCGGAGGGAAGTCGGTCCAAAGTCGATTCGTCACCAGACGAGCTCACGTCTGTGTCGAAGGAAGATAACGACGGGCTGGTGTCGTGCAGGAGTCATCAATCCACACTTCCCTCCACAGCTTTCTAA
- the rpl12 gene encoding large ribosomal subunit protein uL11 isoform X1, protein MPPKFDPNEIKVVYMRCTGGEVGATSALAPKIGPLGLSPKKVGDDIAKATGDWKGLRITVKLTIQNRQAAIEVVPSASALIIKALKEPPRDRKKVKNIKHSGSVTFDEIVGVARVMRPRSIARELSGTIKEILGTAQSVGCTIDGRPPHDVIDDINSGKVECPSE, encoded by the exons ATGCCTCCCAAATTCGACCCCAACGAGATTAAAGTTG tgtACATGAGGTGCACAGGAGGAGAGGTCGGAGCCACATCCGCCCTGGCCCCCAAAATCGGACCTCTGGGTCTG TCTCCCAAGAAAGTTGGTGATGACATTGCCAAGGCCACCGGTGACTGGAAGGGCCTGAGGATCACCGTGAAGCTGACCATCCAGAACAGACAGGCAGCT atCGAGGTCGTTCCCTCTGCGTCTGCTCTGATCATCAAGGCTCTGAAGGAGCCTCCTCGTGACAGGAAGAAGGTCAAGAACA TCAAGCACAGTGGAAGCGTCACCTTCGATGAGATCGTTGGCGTTGCTCGCGTCATGAGGCCTCGCTCCATCGCCAGGGAGCTCTCTG GAACCATCAAAGAGATCCTGGGAACCGCTCAGTCTGTCGGCTGCACCATCGATGGACGTCCTCCCCACGATGTCATCGATGACATCAACAGCGGCAAAGTCGAGTGTCCATCAGAGTAA
- the rpl12 gene encoding large ribosomal subunit protein uL11 isoform X2, with protein MRCTGGEVGATSALAPKIGPLGLSPKKVGDDIAKATGDWKGLRITVKLTIQNRQAAIEVVPSASALIIKALKEPPRDRKKVKNIKHSGSVTFDEIVGVARVMRPRSIARELSGTIKEILGTAQSVGCTIDGRPPHDVIDDINSGKVECPSE; from the exons ATGAGGTGCACAGGAGGAGAGGTCGGAGCCACATCCGCCCTGGCCCCCAAAATCGGACCTCTGGGTCTG TCTCCCAAGAAAGTTGGTGATGACATTGCCAAGGCCACCGGTGACTGGAAGGGCCTGAGGATCACCGTGAAGCTGACCATCCAGAACAGACAGGCAGCT atCGAGGTCGTTCCCTCTGCGTCTGCTCTGATCATCAAGGCTCTGAAGGAGCCTCCTCGTGACAGGAAGAAGGTCAAGAACA TCAAGCACAGTGGAAGCGTCACCTTCGATGAGATCGTTGGCGTTGCTCGCGTCATGAGGCCTCGCTCCATCGCCAGGGAGCTCTCTG GAACCATCAAAGAGATCCTGGGAACCGCTCAGTCTGTCGGCTGCACCATCGATGGACGTCCTCCCCACGATGTCATCGATGACATCAACAGCGGCAAAGTCGAGTGTCCATCAGAGTAA